TCTTAGAAATCAGGAAAACTATAAGTCTCAAGCAGAGCTGATAAATGCTGGTTTTGAAGAACATGCATCATTTGTACTTCCAGCTGTAGAAAGGGTAATAGATAGAGCTATTAAAGACCATGATGATATCATTCTTGAAGGTGTTCATTTAATACCTGGTTTAATTGATTTAGAAAAGTTTAAAGATAAAGCTTCAGTTTATTTCTTTATACTTAGCTCAGATGAAGAAGATCATAAAAATAGATTTGTTAAAAGAGCAATGGAAATTAGAAGAGGTGGAAAACAATTAGACTATTTTAAAGAAAATAGAATCATCCATGACCACCTTATTGAACAAGCTCAAAAATATGATGTTAAAACTATAGGAACTTCAAATATTGATAAAACTGTTAAAAAAATGTTGTCATACATTAATGAAACCTGTGAAATAATACATTTAAAAAATAGTGTAGATGAACTATCCATTGTAGGAGATATAATTATTGATAAATATGGAGCAAGTATGAAAAATATCTCATATCCAATCAAAGGATTTAAAGAACCTTTAGTTAGGCAAATTAATGTAAGTGAAATAAGTGAATTTAATAAATTCGTTACAAATATTACTAAACATGAAGAAAAGAAAAAAGAACTTGAAGAACTCTATAAGTTAACCGATTATAGATCAAATTTAATATGTGCTATCAATCAAGATACAATTGAA
Above is a window of Methanobrevibacter olleyae DNA encoding:
- a CDS encoding 3H domain-containing protein, with protein sequence MKPYVILIGSASGIGKSTVAAELAKTLNIKHLVETDFIREVVRGIIGKEYAPALHSSSYNAYTHLRNQENYKSQAELINAGFEEHASFVLPAVERVIDRAIKDHDDIILEGVHLIPGLIDLEKFKDKASVYFFILSSDEEDHKNRFVKRAMEIRRGGKQLDYFKENRIIHDHLIEQAQKYDVKTIGTSNIDKTVKKMLSYINETCEIIHLKNSVDELSIVGDIIIDKYGASMKNISYPIKGFKEPLVRQINVSEISEFNKFVTNITKHEEKKKELEELYKLTDYRSNLICAINQDTIEKIKEDLDKEGLLYKI